Proteins encoded together in one Stigmatella aurantiaca window:
- the priA gene encoding replication restart helicase PriA produces the protein MVLVNASAALASVAVGRPVRGEFTYVVPETLSGRLVPGQRVLVPFGRGTALGFFLGPAAPPAEEGVKLKPIQRVLEESPSLPADLIALLRFAAEHYRYPLGEVIRSALPPGLTKAEDGKEARPDVQQFAVALVAEPPAELRRAPAQSAALTYLLAVGGRAPLEEVSHAIPGAREMLKKLASRGMVRIEEQVLQPGVREGLEQGRPTLLTPEQSVAVKSLQGSLEAGGFQTVLLHGVTGSGKTEVYLRAVEHALAQGKGSLVLVPEIALTPQLVGRFRSRFGAEVAVLHSGLKDRERLFHWQALRKGTVRIAVGVRSAIWAPVENLGLVVVDEEHDPSFKQEDKLRYNARDMAVVRGKQAGALVVLGSATPSLESLENVRRGRYGLLEMKSRVDDRPMPGIELVDLRIERPREGGPVQEEAPILSPPLLDAMQQTLERGQQTILFLNRRGHSTFLLCEVCGLTLKCSDCDVCLTLHRSSSRVVCHYCGLSGPVPEQCRECTGPLLRLGVGTERVEAEVAERLPHARVARLDRDSATSAERVTELLAAFARREIDVLVGTQMVAKGHDFPGVTLVCVVMADTSLAIPDFRAAERTFHLLTQVAGRAGRGKDPGRVLVQTYNPDSEPVKRVLAHDFEGFAQQELEWRRALAYPPYTRLVAIRLEGEHPEQTARVARMLGDFLSRRMPPASAGVRMLGPALAPIARVRGRTRWQMLLKAPTHAALAPLLTRLEVKLEEVPAGVKVTIDVDPGAML, from the coding sequence GTGGTCCTTGTGAACGCGTCCGCCGCCCTAGCGTCCGTTGCCGTCGGCCGCCCTGTCCGGGGTGAGTTCACCTATGTCGTCCCGGAGACCCTCTCGGGACGGCTGGTGCCCGGCCAGCGGGTGCTGGTGCCGTTTGGACGGGGCACCGCCCTGGGCTTCTTCCTGGGGCCCGCCGCCCCGCCCGCCGAGGAGGGGGTCAAGCTCAAGCCCATCCAGCGCGTGCTGGAGGAGTCGCCCTCCCTGCCGGCGGACCTGATCGCCCTGTTGCGGTTCGCGGCCGAGCACTACCGCTATCCCTTGGGGGAGGTGATTCGCAGCGCGCTGCCCCCGGGGCTCACCAAGGCGGAGGACGGGAAGGAGGCCCGGCCGGACGTGCAGCAGTTCGCGGTGGCGCTGGTGGCCGAGCCCCCGGCGGAGCTGCGCCGGGCACCGGCCCAGTCCGCGGCCCTGACCTACCTGCTGGCGGTGGGCGGGCGGGCGCCCCTGGAAGAGGTGTCCCACGCGATTCCCGGCGCCCGGGAGATGCTGAAGAAGCTGGCCTCGCGCGGCATGGTCCGCATCGAGGAGCAGGTGCTCCAGCCGGGCGTGCGCGAGGGGCTGGAGCAGGGCCGCCCCACGCTGCTCACCCCCGAGCAGTCGGTGGCGGTGAAGTCGCTCCAGGGCTCGCTGGAGGCGGGCGGCTTCCAGACGGTGCTCCTGCACGGGGTGACGGGCAGCGGGAAGACGGAGGTGTACCTGCGCGCGGTGGAGCACGCGCTCGCGCAGGGCAAGGGCAGCCTCGTGCTGGTGCCGGAGATCGCCCTCACGCCGCAGCTCGTGGGGCGCTTCCGCAGCCGCTTCGGCGCGGAGGTGGCGGTGCTGCACTCGGGGCTGAAGGACCGGGAGCGGCTCTTCCACTGGCAGGCGCTGCGCAAGGGCACCGTGCGCATCGCGGTGGGGGTGCGCTCGGCCATCTGGGCCCCGGTGGAGAACCTGGGCCTGGTGGTGGTGGACGAGGAGCACGACCCGTCCTTCAAGCAGGAGGACAAGCTCCGCTACAACGCCCGCGACATGGCGGTGGTGCGGGGCAAGCAGGCCGGCGCGCTGGTGGTGCTCGGCTCGGCCACGCCCTCGCTGGAGTCCCTGGAGAACGTGCGCCGCGGCCGGTACGGCCTGCTGGAGATGAAGAGCCGGGTGGATGACCGGCCCATGCCCGGCATCGAGCTGGTGGACCTGCGCATCGAGCGGCCCCGCGAGGGCGGCCCCGTCCAGGAAGAGGCCCCCATCCTCTCCCCGCCGCTGCTGGATGCGATGCAGCAGACGCTCGAGCGCGGGCAGCAGACCATCCTCTTCCTCAACCGCCGCGGGCACAGCACCTTCCTGCTGTGCGAGGTGTGTGGGCTCACGCTCAAGTGCTCGGACTGCGACGTGTGCCTCACGCTGCACCGCTCCTCGTCGCGGGTGGTGTGCCACTACTGCGGCCTGAGCGGCCCCGTGCCGGAGCAGTGCCGCGAGTGCACGGGCCCGCTGCTGAGGCTCGGCGTTGGCACCGAGCGCGTGGAGGCGGAGGTGGCCGAGCGCCTGCCCCACGCCCGCGTGGCGCGGCTGGACCGGGACTCGGCCACCAGTGCCGAGCGTGTCACCGAGCTGCTGGCCGCGTTTGCCCGGCGTGAAATCGACGTGCTGGTGGGCACGCAGATGGTGGCCAAGGGGCACGACTTTCCGGGGGTGACGCTGGTCTGCGTGGTGATGGCGGACACCTCCCTGGCCATCCCGGATTTCCGGGCCGCCGAGCGCACCTTCCACCTGCTCACCCAGGTGGCCGGCCGGGCCGGGCGTGGCAAGGACCCGGGCCGCGTGCTGGTGCAGACGTACAACCCGGACTCCGAGCCCGTGAAGCGCGTGCTCGCCCATGACTTCGAGGGCTTCGCGCAGCAGGAGCTGGAGTGGCGCCGGGCCCTGGCCTATCCCCCCTACACCCGGCTGGTGGCCATCCGGCTGGAAGGGGAGCACCCCGAGCAGACCGCCCGCGTGGCGCGGATGCTGGGGGACTTCCTCTCGCGGCGCATGCCTCCGGCCTCCGCGGGCGTGCGCATGCTGGGGCCGGCCCTGGCCCCCATTGCCCGGGTCCGGGGTCGCACGCGGTGGCAGATGCTCCTCAAGGCGCCGACACATGCGGCGCTCGCCCCACTGCTTACCCGGCTGGAGGTGAAGCTGGAAGAAGTTCCCGCGGGGGTGAAGGTGACAATCGACGTGGACCCAGGAGCCATGCTGTAG
- a CDS encoding DUF4388 domain-containing protein produces MAAPVLLVHDDISTIATVRRLLSREGHEVILATSVADALIAYGHHLPALLILAPGVESGRGHLVLEELAQHPEGHRARVLVLGEPIPGHNTPVTPLPLDAQGFLQLMGELVSPPVEADAWHLQEPRAFEEAYRAEVSEEPEPWQASAPAAWASGPPAGAPPPFEGSPGGALPEEDFSGVSLELAAEPPVLATPADAFAMDPMALGLESAPATLEAPPGGLDSLFSGAEEILVQDPVASAASLPAEPSPVLVEGVGAGGLLEEEELRLMEEEVHREAAARRRRKREKAPAAPPSSVEALRAEVNHLGQAEADAALARKHGGAPAGAPPSAEPVGTASKLWEADFFDVAAPVDEDAAPPAGPLSLEPEPQAPPSEDTDLEEALKAGGMAPATPGRPQTERTAQWAQFAPPPEEPSEEEGMAQTAQWARFASKPGSSLRERMEQTAQWARFSSEDEASEAPSGPLEWVAPGTSPAEPSVSEELSTQQMEELPEDALPPPVADDLPVASGQETEGLLQELEVALREADQSREQIQASRAELEQEAARRQKAEQEAGEERLRAEVLRKELEAAQAKEEEQRLSQELESRDLKAKIASLSRERDHEHQLRIEAERWVMEFRGREATNAKVRAEEEKRRRAMEAEAEAARAKETRFQEQEAELSRLREQTAALQRETAELNLRLTQSEERFQDEGRKRREAEAQAEISSHSRVDAEGRAEAEAHRRAEAEARASEAAQAQTEAESRAAAARTELEARVGKEELARFDAQVRADSEALARTQAEARAADELQKRAELESRLQKEAKARATTEARVTAAVQARTEAEERAEAEALGRSRAEARAEAEARARLDAETRAEAEAQARMELEARVEAEARARAEAEARAEAEAHARLEAEDRAETEARARAEAEARAEAEARTRAEIEALAEAEGQARVEAQAQEKAEALTRKEVETRAEAEAQARKEAEARAEAEAQARREAEARAEAEAQARQQAEARALTEGRAQAEAEAQARAEAEARAEQEARARQEAEARLEAQAQGHAETEKKLQQAARAFSQAEAKLRAAVQELGTLRTRLEAEEQLRGDAEAQARQEREERIAREAQLQAELQIRAEVEAQARDAVERLRAESGTESSRLSGEMAQLTEELRRWKDQALAAEAAAQRELQAAAERERQMQETLTQLQEETARARAEAGRLAQQLEQLREDRARLEAETAERLAAAERTREETEAAVRREVESVAKARAETEALASRMQSTALRLEAPGQPERAIPRSGSVAQEGLIHLLLWLCEAGSTVRLELKVQDALRVLWLREGSLVGAVSSGAGESLIDRARRDGLIDARQENELRLVRGASTGALLDSLRGRGYLRESEAVPLVQRYTEQIFLEAFAEPASSYRLADEPPPPEVALAAATRPPAHLLAEALRNSLSSESLVEEAGGLRALVTRGDARQEPEFFGLSARELRLLSEVNGEQTLEELLLGAGMSQEAALKTFAVARMLGLVALRPSSPSSAVPAAPELDIRRLEAKFEEIQDADYFTVLGLSRTAGGEDVKRAYDRLSTEFHPLRFAGHPDVSLQFRAKQIRDVLAEAVRALADDKLRADYARHLMD; encoded by the coding sequence ATGGCCGCCCCGGTCCTCCTCGTCCACGACGACATCTCCACCATCGCCACCGTCCGCCGGTTGCTCTCGCGAGAGGGGCATGAGGTCATCCTCGCCACCTCCGTCGCGGATGCGCTCATCGCGTACGGCCACCACCTGCCGGCCCTGCTCATTCTGGCGCCCGGGGTGGAGAGCGGCCGGGGGCACCTGGTGTTGGAGGAGCTGGCCCAGCACCCCGAAGGGCACCGGGCCCGCGTGCTGGTGCTCGGCGAGCCCATCCCGGGCCACAACACCCCGGTGACGCCCCTGCCGCTGGATGCGCAGGGCTTCCTGCAGCTCATGGGGGAGCTGGTGAGCCCGCCGGTGGAGGCGGATGCCTGGCACCTCCAGGAGCCGCGGGCCTTCGAGGAGGCCTACCGCGCGGAGGTGTCCGAGGAGCCCGAGCCCTGGCAGGCCTCGGCCCCGGCGGCGTGGGCGTCGGGCCCACCGGCCGGGGCCCCGCCGCCCTTCGAGGGCTCCCCGGGGGGCGCCTTGCCGGAGGAGGACTTCTCGGGCGTGAGCCTGGAGCTGGCGGCGGAGCCCCCCGTGCTCGCCACCCCGGCGGATGCCTTCGCGATGGACCCGATGGCGCTGGGGCTGGAGTCGGCTCCCGCCACGCTCGAGGCGCCTCCGGGCGGGTTGGACTCCCTGTTCTCCGGGGCGGAGGAGATCCTGGTTCAGGATCCGGTGGCCTCGGCGGCCTCCCTCCCGGCGGAGCCCTCTCCCGTGCTGGTGGAGGGCGTGGGCGCGGGGGGCCTCCTGGAAGAGGAAGAGCTGCGGCTCATGGAGGAGGAGGTCCACCGCGAGGCCGCTGCGCGGAGGCGCCGGAAGCGGGAGAAGGCTCCGGCGGCCCCCCCTTCTTCCGTGGAGGCCCTGCGGGCGGAGGTGAATCACCTGGGGCAGGCCGAAGCGGATGCGGCCCTCGCGCGCAAACACGGGGGCGCGCCCGCCGGGGCCCCTCCTTCCGCGGAGCCCGTGGGCACGGCCTCGAAGCTCTGGGAAGCGGACTTTTTCGATGTCGCCGCCCCCGTGGACGAGGACGCCGCGCCGCCCGCCGGGCCGCTCTCGCTCGAGCCCGAACCTCAGGCCCCTCCCAGCGAAGACACCGACCTGGAAGAGGCCTTGAAGGCCGGAGGCATGGCGCCTGCCACCCCGGGCCGTCCGCAGACGGAGCGGACGGCGCAGTGGGCGCAATTCGCCCCCCCGCCGGAGGAGCCCTCTGAGGAGGAGGGGATGGCGCAGACGGCGCAATGGGCGCGGTTCGCTTCCAAGCCCGGGTCTTCGCTGCGGGAGCGGATGGAGCAGACGGCGCAGTGGGCGCGGTTCTCCTCCGAGGACGAGGCCTCCGAGGCTCCGTCAGGGCCGCTGGAGTGGGTGGCGCCGGGCACGTCTCCGGCGGAGCCTTCGGTGTCGGAAGAGCTCTCCACCCAGCAGATGGAGGAGCTGCCCGAGGATGCGCTGCCGCCCCCGGTCGCCGATGATCTGCCGGTGGCCTCGGGCCAGGAGACCGAGGGGCTCCTGCAGGAGCTGGAGGTCGCGCTGCGCGAGGCGGATCAGTCGCGCGAGCAGATCCAGGCCTCCCGGGCCGAGCTGGAGCAGGAGGCCGCGCGGCGCCAGAAGGCCGAGCAGGAGGCGGGCGAAGAGCGGCTGCGCGCCGAGGTGCTGCGCAAGGAGCTCGAGGCGGCGCAGGCGAAGGAGGAGGAGCAGCGGCTCTCGCAGGAGCTGGAGTCGCGGGACCTGAAGGCGAAGATTGCCTCGCTGAGCCGCGAGCGTGACCACGAGCACCAGCTCCGCATCGAAGCCGAGCGCTGGGTGATGGAGTTCCGGGGCCGCGAGGCCACGAACGCGAAGGTGCGCGCCGAGGAGGAGAAGCGCCGCCGGGCGATGGAGGCCGAGGCCGAAGCGGCGCGGGCCAAGGAAACCCGCTTCCAGGAGCAGGAGGCGGAGCTGTCGCGGCTGCGCGAACAGACCGCGGCACTGCAGCGGGAGACGGCGGAGCTGAACCTCCGGCTGACGCAGTCCGAGGAGCGTTTCCAGGACGAGGGGCGCAAGCGCCGGGAGGCGGAGGCGCAGGCGGAGATCTCCTCGCACTCGCGCGTGGACGCGGAGGGGCGGGCGGAGGCGGAGGCGCACCGGCGGGCCGAGGCCGAAGCGCGGGCGAGCGAGGCGGCCCAGGCCCAGACGGAGGCGGAGTCCCGTGCCGCCGCGGCCCGGACCGAACTCGAGGCGCGGGTGGGCAAGGAAGAACTGGCCCGGTTCGATGCCCAGGTCCGGGCCGATTCCGAGGCCCTGGCGCGGACCCAGGCGGAAGCCCGGGCGGCCGACGAGCTCCAGAAGCGGGCCGAGCTGGAGTCCCGTCTCCAGAAGGAGGCGAAGGCCCGGGCAACGACCGAGGCGCGGGTGACCGCGGCGGTTCAGGCCCGCACAGAGGCGGAGGAGCGGGCCGAAGCGGAAGCGCTGGGACGGAGCAGGGCGGAAGCCCGGGCGGAGGCGGAAGCCCGGGCCCGGCTCGACGCGGAGACGCGGGCGGAGGCGGAAGCCCAGGCCCGAATGGAGCTGGAGGCCCGCGTCGAGGCGGAAGCGCGGGCGCGGGCCGAGGCCGAGGCGCGGGCGGAGGCGGAGGCGCACGCCCGCCTCGAGGCGGAAGATCGGGCGGAGACCGAAGCGCGGGCGCGGGCGGAGGCGGAAGCGCGGGCGGAGGCGGAAGCCCGGACGCGAGCAGAGATCGAGGCGCTTGCGGAAGCGGAAGGACAGGCCCGGGTCGAAGCCCAGGCTCAGGAGAAGGCAGAGGCGCTGACCCGGAAAGAGGTGGAGACGCGCGCGGAAGCCGAAGCGCAGGCCCGGAAGGAGGCCGAGGCGCGGGCCGAGGCCGAGGCGCAGGCCCGGCGAGAGGCGGAAGCGCGCGCGGAGGCCGAAGCCCAGGCGCGGCAGCAGGCCGAGGCGCGCGCCCTCACCGAAGGACGGGCCCAGGCGGAAGCCGAAGCGCAAGCGCGTGCGGAGGCCGAAGCGCGTGCGGAGCAGGAGGCCCGCGCCCGGCAGGAGGCGGAAGCCCGCCTGGAGGCACAGGCTCAAGGCCACGCCGAGACGGAGAAGAAGCTCCAGCAGGCAGCGCGCGCCTTCAGCCAGGCGGAAGCCAAGCTGCGGGCCGCGGTCCAGGAGCTGGGAACGCTCCGCACCCGCCTGGAGGCCGAGGAGCAACTGCGCGGCGATGCGGAGGCGCAGGCCCGGCAGGAGCGCGAAGAGCGCATCGCCCGCGAGGCCCAACTCCAGGCGGAGCTTCAGATTCGCGCCGAGGTGGAAGCCCAGGCCCGGGACGCCGTGGAGCGCCTGCGCGCGGAGTCGGGAACCGAGTCCTCCCGCCTCTCCGGCGAAATGGCCCAGCTGACCGAGGAGCTGCGGCGCTGGAAGGACCAGGCCCTCGCGGCGGAGGCGGCGGCGCAGCGAGAGCTGCAAGCTGCGGCCGAGCGGGAGCGGCAGATGCAAGAGACCCTCACCCAGCTCCAGGAGGAGACCGCGCGGGCGCGGGCGGAGGCCGGGCGGCTGGCCCAGCAGCTGGAGCAGCTCCGCGAGGACAGGGCGCGGCTGGAGGCGGAGACCGCCGAGCGTCTGGCCGCCGCCGAGCGGACCCGCGAGGAGACGGAGGCCGCCGTGCGCCGGGAGGTGGAATCCGTCGCGAAGGCCCGGGCCGAGACCGAGGCGCTGGCGAGCCGGATGCAATCCACGGCACTCCGGCTCGAGGCGCCCGGCCAGCCCGAGCGGGCCATTCCCCGCAGCGGCAGCGTGGCGCAGGAGGGCCTCATCCACCTGCTCCTGTGGCTCTGCGAGGCGGGGTCCACGGTGCGCCTGGAGCTCAAGGTCCAGGACGCGCTGCGCGTGCTCTGGCTGCGCGAGGGGAGCCTCGTGGGCGCGGTCTCCTCCGGGGCGGGAGAATCGCTCATCGACCGGGCCCGCCGGGACGGGCTCATCGACGCGCGCCAGGAGAACGAGCTGCGGCTGGTGCGGGGCGCTTCCACGGGGGCGCTGCTCGACAGCCTGCGCGGCCGGGGCTACCTCCGGGAGTCCGAGGCCGTGCCGCTGGTGCAGCGCTATACAGAGCAGATCTTCCTGGAGGCCTTCGCCGAGCCCGCGTCGAGCTACCGGCTCGCCGATGAGCCGCCGCCGCCCGAGGTGGCGCTCGCCGCCGCCACGCGGCCCCCGGCACACCTGCTGGCGGAGGCCCTGCGCAACTCCCTCTCCTCGGAGTCCCTGGTGGAGGAGGCCGGAGGGCTGCGGGCCCTCGTCACCCGGGGCGACGCGCGCCAGGAGCCCGAGTTCTTCGGGCTCTCCGCCCGAGAGCTGCGGCTGCTCTCGGAGGTGAATGGCGAGCAGACCCTGGAGGAGCTGCTCCTGGGCGCGGGGATGTCGCAGGAGGCGGCCCTGAAGACCTTCGCCGTGGCGCGGATGCTGGGGCTCGTGGCGCTGCGGCCCTCGAGCCCGTCCTCGGCGGTGCCCGCCGCCCCGGAGCTGGACATCCGCCGGCTGGAGGCCAAGTTCGAGGAGATTCAAGACGCGGACTACTTCACGGTGCTGGGCCTGTCGCGCACGGCCGGAGGCGAGGACGTGAAGCGCGCCTATGACCGGCTGTCCACGGAGTTCCACCCGCTGCGGTTCGCCGGGCACCCGGACGTCTCGCTCCAGTTCCGGGCCAAGCAGATCCGCGATGTGCTGGCCGAGGCGGTGCGCGCGCTCGCCGATGACAAGCTCCGGGCGGACTATGCCCGCCACCTGATGGACTGA
- a CDS encoding inorganic diphosphatase, whose product MPFAPEPFSLRNLPHEPEVLIESPRWSVVKRRVDGSVDFISPLPCPYNYGCIPNLLSDDGDPLDAVVLGPRLARGQRLVVRRVGVVDFLDAGRGDPKVICSSGPFRPRDRAGVELFFHTYARFKRALYRARGQLPDTRFRGWLLEPAREA is encoded by the coding sequence ATGCCCTTCGCGCCCGAACCGTTCTCGCTGCGGAACCTGCCCCACGAGCCCGAGGTCCTCATCGAGTCGCCGCGCTGGTCGGTCGTGAAGCGGCGGGTGGACGGGAGCGTCGACTTCATCTCGCCCTTGCCGTGCCCCTACAACTACGGCTGCATCCCCAACCTGCTCTCGGACGATGGCGACCCGCTGGATGCCGTCGTCCTGGGGCCACGCCTGGCGCGGGGCCAGCGGCTGGTGGTCCGCCGGGTGGGGGTGGTGGACTTCCTCGATGCGGGCCGGGGGGACCCCAAGGTCATCTGCTCCTCGGGCCCCTTCAGGCCGAGGGACCGGGCGGGGGTGGAGCTGTTCTTCCACACCTATGCCCGCTTCAAGCGGGCCCTCTACCGGGCGCGGGGTCAGCTACCGGATACTCGCTTCCGGGGGTGGCTCCTGGAACCGGCCAGGGAGGCGTAG
- the def gene encoding peptide deformylase, which yields MVREILIWPHPVLKQKAQPVAKVDDAVRALVKDMFETMYAADGVGLAAPQVGILQRIIVLDTTPRQPDSKPLAMINPEIIGMEGSTTYTEGCLSIPGEAEDVDRAATVTVKFLDVEGQERTLTCDDLLAIAVQHETDHLDGTVFVDHVSSLKREIIRKRMKRLKSERETRPQA from the coding sequence ATGGTTCGCGAGATTCTGATCTGGCCGCATCCCGTTCTGAAGCAGAAGGCCCAGCCGGTCGCCAAGGTGGACGACGCCGTCCGGGCCCTGGTGAAGGACATGTTCGAGACGATGTACGCCGCCGACGGCGTGGGCCTCGCGGCGCCGCAGGTGGGCATCCTCCAGCGCATCATCGTCCTGGACACCACGCCCCGGCAGCCGGACTCCAAGCCGCTGGCGATGATCAACCCGGAGATCATCGGCATGGAGGGCTCCACCACGTACACGGAGGGCTGCCTGTCCATCCCCGGCGAGGCCGAGGACGTGGACCGCGCCGCCACCGTCACCGTGAAGTTCCTGGACGTGGAAGGCCAGGAGCGGACCCTCACGTGCGATGACTTGCTGGCCATCGCGGTGCAGCACGAGACGGACCACCTGGATGGCACCGTCTTCGTGGACCACGTCTCCTCGCTCAAGCGGGAGATCATCCGCAAGCGGATGAAGCGCCTCAAGTCCGAGCGCGAGACGCGCCCTCAGGCTTAG
- the nth gene encoding endonuclease III has protein sequence MGRESTEARRQRAAKVLDLLEHEMPEARIELDYRTPLELLVAVILSAQCTDKRVNLVTPALFQRFPDARAYAGAQPQDVEPYIQTCGLYRAKAKNIVLAAQALVREHGAEVPHSRQALEQLPGVGRKTAGVVCIHLGGDTAFPVDTHVKRLANRLGFTRHAHPDKVELDLQALLPSERWMMGHQLLVWHGRRTCFARAPACERCTVAGLCPKRGVAKAKPEGASRART, from the coding sequence GTGGGACGTGAATCGACAGAGGCGAGGCGGCAGCGCGCGGCGAAGGTGCTGGATCTGCTGGAACACGAGATGCCCGAGGCGCGCATCGAGTTGGACTACCGCACCCCGCTGGAGTTGCTGGTGGCCGTCATCCTGTCCGCCCAGTGTACGGACAAGCGGGTGAACCTCGTCACCCCTGCCCTCTTCCAGCGCTTCCCCGACGCGCGGGCCTATGCCGGGGCGCAGCCCCAGGACGTCGAGCCCTATATCCAGACGTGCGGCCTGTACCGCGCCAAGGCGAAGAACATCGTCCTGGCAGCCCAGGCGCTGGTACGCGAGCACGGCGCGGAGGTGCCGCACTCCCGGCAGGCGCTGGAGCAGCTGCCCGGCGTGGGCCGGAAGACGGCGGGGGTGGTGTGCATCCACCTGGGCGGGGACACGGCCTTTCCGGTGGACACCCACGTGAAGCGGCTGGCGAACCGGCTGGGCTTCACCCGGCACGCGCACCCGGACAAGGTGGAGCTGGACCTGCAAGCCCTGCTCCCCTCCGAGCGGTGGATGATGGGCCATCAGCTCCTCGTCTGGCACGGCCGACGCACGTGCTTCGCGCGCGCGCCAGCGTGCGAGCGCTGCACCGTGGCCGGGCTGTGCCCGAAGCGGGGGGTGGCGAAGGCTAAGCCTGAGGGCGCGTCTCGCGCTCGGACTTGA
- the ltaE gene encoding low-specificity L-threonine aldolase translates to MKPIDFRSDTVTRPTAGMRRAMLDAEVGDDVYGEDPTVNRLEEQVAGRLGLEAAMFVPSGTQSNQIAMGLHCRPGDEVITEAGSHILQYEGGAVSALWGIQPQPLPSEDGLLSPEQVTAAVRPEGIHSPRSRLLSLENTHNRAGGTVWPLERFQAVVEAGRRAGLAIHLDGARLFNAEVATGTPASAWAKLTDTTSVCFSKGLGAPVGSALVGSAALIKEARRLRKRLGGGMRQAGILAAAALYALEHQVERLAEDHAHTRRLASGLAELPGVKVNLARVETNILLVEFARPSGEMVSRLAAQGLLVNATGPHTVRLVCHLDVSSADIDEALSRFRRTLKS, encoded by the coding sequence ATGAAACCGATCGACTTTCGCTCCGACACCGTGACTCGGCCGACGGCGGGCATGCGCCGCGCCATGCTCGACGCCGAGGTGGGGGATGACGTCTACGGCGAGGACCCCACGGTGAACCGGCTCGAGGAGCAGGTGGCCGGGCGGCTGGGCTTGGAGGCGGCCATGTTTGTCCCCTCGGGCACCCAGTCCAACCAGATCGCCATGGGGCTGCACTGCCGGCCGGGAGATGAGGTCATCACCGAGGCGGGCAGCCACATCCTCCAGTACGAAGGCGGCGCGGTGTCCGCGCTGTGGGGCATCCAGCCCCAGCCCCTGCCCAGCGAGGACGGCCTGCTGTCCCCAGAGCAGGTGACGGCGGCGGTTCGCCCGGAGGGCATCCACTCGCCCCGCTCGCGGCTGCTCTCGCTGGAGAACACCCACAACCGGGCTGGCGGGACGGTGTGGCCGCTGGAGCGCTTCCAGGCGGTGGTGGAGGCGGGCCGCCGCGCGGGCCTGGCCATACACCTGGATGGGGCGCGCCTGTTCAACGCGGAGGTGGCCACGGGCACCCCGGCATCCGCCTGGGCGAAGCTGACGGACACCACCTCCGTGTGCTTCTCCAAGGGGCTGGGCGCCCCGGTGGGCTCGGCGCTGGTGGGCTCGGCGGCGCTCATCAAGGAAGCCCGGCGGCTGCGCAAGCGGCTGGGCGGGGGCATGCGGCAGGCAGGCATCCTGGCCGCCGCGGCCCTGTACGCGCTGGAGCACCAGGTGGAGCGGCTCGCGGAGGACCATGCCCACACGCGCCGTCTGGCGTCTGGGCTGGCGGAGCTGCCGGGCGTGAAGGTGAACCTGGCCCGGGTGGAGACCAACATCCTGCTGGTGGAGTTCGCCCGGCCCTCGGGGGAGATGGTGTCGCGGCTGGCGGCACAGGGGCTCCTCGTCAACGCCACGGGGCCTCACACCGTGCGGCTGGTGTGCCACCTGGATGTGTCGTCCGCCGACATCGACGAGGCGCTCTCCCGCTTCCGCCGGACCCTGAAATCTTGA
- a CDS encoding M23 family metallopeptidase, with the protein MSRLATLAALVCLALSACATQRADKVSFEEAFGSASPPAPEEDFSLPVPVRRPKRVLAAPGAELPSARKSQELEAALAFFVNQSRAYRTQVERGSPMTASQVNNWQQIAAALDAFLERPAARTSSLDIVRARVTLEAELEEDARAYGDIPPELAEAVMGRVSLLAVRMTEVRGLLVKSTRQAPRLSWPIYPVSVTSHFGERVHPIKGEVRDHLGVDLAARRGQGIAAAAPGVVLRAGWNGAHGYQVEVQHAERVVTRYSHLSRVLVEPGEILERGDVLGLAGDTGLATGVHLHFELWEDGQPMDPLDGLGSSDKAVAGGIPVSQR; encoded by the coding sequence TTGTCCCGCCTTGCCACCCTCGCCGCCCTTGTGTGTCTTGCCCTGTCCGCCTGCGCCACACAGCGCGCGGACAAGGTCAGCTTTGAAGAGGCCTTTGGCTCCGCCTCACCGCCCGCTCCGGAAGAGGACTTCTCCCTGCCCGTGCCCGTGCGCAGGCCCAAGCGGGTGCTCGCGGCGCCCGGCGCGGAGCTGCCCTCCGCGCGCAAGTCCCAGGAGCTGGAGGCCGCGCTGGCCTTCTTCGTCAACCAGTCCCGGGCGTACCGCACCCAGGTGGAGCGCGGCAGTCCGATGACGGCCTCCCAGGTGAACAACTGGCAGCAGATCGCCGCCGCGCTCGATGCGTTCCTCGAACGGCCCGCGGCCAGGACCTCCTCCCTGGACATCGTCCGGGCCCGGGTGACGCTGGAGGCGGAGCTGGAAGAGGATGCGCGCGCCTACGGGGACATCCCGCCGGAGCTCGCCGAGGCGGTGATGGGCCGGGTGTCGCTGCTCGCCGTGCGCATGACGGAGGTGCGGGGGCTGCTGGTGAAATCCACGCGTCAGGCACCGCGCCTCTCCTGGCCCATTTACCCCGTCTCCGTGACGAGCCACTTCGGCGAGCGCGTCCACCCCATCAAGGGAGAGGTGAGGGACCACCTGGGCGTGGACCTCGCGGCCCGGCGGGGGCAGGGCATCGCCGCCGCCGCGCCGGGCGTGGTGCTGCGGGCCGGCTGGAACGGCGCCCACGGCTACCAGGTGGAGGTGCAGCACGCGGAGCGCGTCGTCACCCGCTACAGCCACCTGTCGCGCGTGCTGGTGGAGCCCGGCGAAATCCTGGAGCGGGGCGACGTGCTGGGGCTTGCGGGGGACACGGGGCTGGCCACCGGCGTGCACCTGCACTTCGAGCTGTGGGAGGACGGGCAGCCGATGGACCCGCTCGACGGGCTCGGCTCCTCCGACAAGGCCGTGGCGGGGGGCATCCCCGTCTCCCAGCGCTAG